From the genome of Capsicum annuum cultivar UCD-10X-F1 chromosome 4, UCD10Xv1.1, whole genome shotgun sequence:
TTACATGAAAAGATGGGCATGATGTAGAAACGTAATTTTATCCCTCACCGAAAGAATTTTTTACCATTTACCCCATCTTACCTCGTATCCTATCCGCGTGGTAATTTTTtcacaagaaaacaaaataaataactacCTCGTCATNNNNNNNNNNNNNNNNNNNNNNNNNNNNNNNNNNNNNNNNNNNNNNNNNNNNNNNNNNNNNNNNNNNNNNNNNNNNNNNNNNNNNNNNNNNNNNNNNNNNNNNNNNNNNNNNNNNNNNNNNNNNNNNNNNNNNNNNNNNNNNNNNNNNNNNNNNNNNNNNNNNNNNNNNNNNNNNNNNNNNNNNNNNNNNNNNNNNNNNNNNNNNNNNNNNNNNNNNNNNNNNNNNNNNNNNNNNNNNNNNNNNNNNNNNNNNNNNNNNNNNNNNNNNNNNNNNNNNNNNNNNNNNNNNNNNNNNNNNNNNNNNNNNNNNNNNNNNNNNNNNNNNNNNNNNNNNNNNNNNNNNNNNNNNNNNNNNNNNNNNNNNNNNNNNNNNNNNNNNNNNNNNNNNNNNNNNNNNNNNNNNNNNNNNNNNNNNNNNNNNNNNNNNNNNNNNNNNNNNNNNNNNNNNNNNNNNNNNNNNNNNNNNNNNNNNNNNNNNNNNNNNNNNNNNNNNNNNNNNNNNNNNNNNNNNNNNNNNNNNNNNNNNNNNNNNNNNNNNNNNNNNNNNNNNNNNNNNNNNNNNNNNNNNNNNNNNNNNNNNNNNNNNNNNNNNNNNNNNNNNNNNNNNNNNNNNNNNNNNNNNNNNNNNNNNNNNNNNNNNNNNNNNNNNNNNNNNNNNNNNNNNNNNNNNNNNNNNNNNNNNNNNNNNNNNNNNNNNNNNNNNNNNNNNNNNNNNNNNNNNNNNNNNNNNNNNNNNNNNNNNNNNNNNNNNNNNNNNNNNNNNNNNNNNNNNNNNNNNNNNNNNNNNNNNNNNNNNNNNNNNNNNNNNNNNNNNNNNNNNNNNNNNNNNNNNNNNNNNNNNNNNNNNNNNNNNNNNNNNNNNNNNNNNNNNNNNNNNNNNNNNNNNNNNNNNNNNNNNNNNNNNNNNNNNNNNNNNNNNNNNNNNNNNNNNNNNNNNNNNNNNNNNNNNNNNNNNNNNNNNNNNNNNNNNNNNNNNNNNNNNNNNNNNNNNNNNNNNNNNNNNNNNNNNNNNNNNNNNNNNNNNNNNNNNNNNNNNNNNNNNNNNNNNNNNNNNNNNNNNNNNNNNNNNNNNNNNNNNNNNNNNNNNNNNNNNNNNNNNNNNNNNNNNNNNNNNNNNNNNNNNNNNNNNNNNNNNNNNNNNNNNNNNNNNNNNNNNNNNNNNNNNNNNNNNNNNNNNNNNNNNNNNNNNNNNNNNNNNNNNNNNNNNNNNNNNNNNNNNNNNNNNNNNNNNNNNNNNNNNNNNNNNNNNNNNNNNNNNNNNNNNNNNNNNNNNNNNNNNNNNNNNNNNNNNNNNNNNNNNNNNNNNNNNNNNNNNNNNNNNNNNNNNNNNNNNNNNNNNNNNNNNNNNNNNNNNNNNNNNNNNNNNNNNNNNNNNNNNNNNNNNNNNNNNNNNNNNNNNNNNNNNNNNNNNNNNNNNNNNNNNNNNNNNNNNNNNNNNNNNNNNNNNNNNNNNNNNNNNNNNNNNNNNNNNNNNNNNNNNNNNNNNNNNNNNNNNNNNNNNNNNNNNNNNNNNNNNNNNNNNNNNNNNNNNNNNNNNNNNNNNNNNNNNNNNNNNNNNNNNNNNNNNNNNNNNNNNNNNNNNNNNNNNNNNNNNNNNNNNNNNNNNNNNNNNNNNNNNNNNNNNNNNNNNNNNNNNNNNNNNNNNNNNNNNNNNNNNNNNNNNNNNNNNNNNNNNNNNNNNNNNNNNNNNNNNNNNNNNNNNNNNNNNNNNNNNNNNNNNNNNNNNNNNNNNNNNNNNNNNNNNNNNNNNNNNNNNNNNNNNNNNNNNNNNNNNNNNNNNNNNNNNNNNNNNNNNNNNNNNNNNNNNNNNNNNNNNNNNNNNNNNNNNNNNNNNNNNNNNNNNNNNNNNNNNNNNNNNNNNNNNNNNNNNNNNNNNNNNNNNNNNNNNNNNNNNNNNNNNNNNNNNNNNNNNNNNNNNNNNNNNNNNNNNNNNNNNNNNNNNNNNNNNNNNNNNNNNNNNNNNNNNNNNNNNNNNNNNNNNNNNNNNNNNNNNNNNNNNNNNNNNNNNNNNNNNNNNNNNNNNNNNNNNNNNNNNNNNNNNNNNNNNNNNNNNNNNNNNNNNNNNNNNNNNNNNNNNNNNNNNNNNNNNNNNNNNNNNNNNNNNNNNNNNNNNNNNNNNNNNNNNNNNNNNNNNNNNNNNNNNNNNNNNNNNNNNNNNNNNNNNNNNNNNNNNNNNNNNNNNNNNNNNNNNNNNNNNNNNNNNNNNNNNNNNNNNNNNNNNNNNNNNNNNNNNNNNNNNNNNNNNNNNNNNNNNNNNNNNNNNNNNNNNNNNNNNNNNNNNNNNNNNNNNNNNNNNNNNNNNNNNNNNNNNNNNNNNNNNNNNNNNNNNNNNNNNNNNNNNNNNNNNNNNNNNNNNNNNNNNNNNNNNNNNNNNNNNNNNNNNNNNNNNNNNNNNNNNNNNNNNNNNNNNNNNNNNNNNNNNNNNNNNNNNNNNNNNNNNNNNNNNNNNNNNNNNNNNNNNNNNNNNNNNNNNNNNNNNNNNNNNNNNNNNNNNNNNNNNNNNNNNNNNNNNNNNNNNNNNNNNNNNNNNNNNNNNNNNNNNNNNNNNNNNNNNNNNNNNNNNNNNNNNNNNNNNNNNNNNNNNNNNNNNNNNNNNNNNNNNNNNNNNNNNNNNNNNNNNNNNNNNNNNNNNNNNNNNNNNNNNNNNNNNNNNNNNNNNNNNNNNNNNNNNNNNNNNNNNNNNNNNNNNNNNNNNNNNNNNNNNNNNNNNNNNNNNNNNNNNNNNNNNNNNNNNNNNNNNNNNNNNNNNNNNNNNNNNNNNNNNNNNNNNNNNNNNNNNNNNNNNNNNNNNNNNNNNNNNNNNNNNNNNNNNNNNNNNNNNNNNNNNNNNNNNNNNNNNNNNNNNNNNNNNNNNNNNNNNNNNNNNNNNNNNNNNNNNNNNNNNNNNNNNNNNNNNNNNNNNNNNNNNNNNNNNNNNNNNNNNNNNNNNNNNNNNNNNNNNNNNNNNNNNNNNNNNNNNNNNNNNNNNNNNNNNNNNNNNNNNNNNNNNNNNNNNNNNNNACAACAATCTAATGCCAATTTCATGATTGATGCCACAACATCTAGCTCCTTCGGTAAGCGATTGCCAGTTGATGTTAGCAAGTTGGCATCTATGACATCCATTACTGCATCAGGAAGTTAATAACTCACCCATTGCTTCAAGCTAAGATCTCCCTCAAACTCATTAGGCTTTCTCCTAGTAAACGTTTCCAGCAACATGACCCCATAACTATAGACGTCACATTTTGTTGACACTAGTCCTTCCAGTCCATACTCTACAGTCAAACAATTCATTTAAAGATGCAATATACTTGCtaggtgaaaaaaaaaaaaggaataatcaACAAAACAAAGAGACATACCCGGTGCAATATATCCCAATGTTGCTAAAGTTTTAGTGTATAAATCACTCTCATCTTCACCAAGTAGTTTTGAAATGCCAAAGTCACTTAGGTGGGCAACCATATCCTCAGCCAGCAAGACATTACTAGGCTTCAAATCACAATGAATCACAGCCGACGAACACCCATGATGGAGATACTCCAATGCACATGCAACATCTATCATTATGCTTTGTCTCTGCCTGATGTCGAGAAAGTAGTTGTGAGAATACAAATACTTTTCAAGACTTCCATTTGGCATATACTCGAGCACTAAGGCCctaaaatcaaggttggaacaacTAGTAATGACTTTTACGAGATTCCTGTGGTGAAGGCTGCGCAGAACTTCACATTCCATATCAAAGCTCTTAAATGCCTCCTCTAGTTGCAGATTGAACACTTTGACTGCAATGGCAGTTCCACTTCTGAGAACGCCTTTGTAAACAGATCCAAAACTTCCGGAACCAATCAGATTACTCTCGCTAAGTGCATCAATTGCTTGGAGCAGTTCATaatatgaaattctttctctTGTTATGGCAGCCAATGAATCAGGTTGTTGAGGAGCCCTTTTACCTCTTCTATACCTTATCCATAAAAAAACAATAATGCTTGGAACAAATACTAGTGCAATTCccagcaaaagaaaaagaacaagcaCTTTTTTCCTATTAAATCTATGCTTTAATGAAGTGGGGCATGGAGGAATACTAAACCTTGAAGAACCACACAATGCTTCATTGCAGATGAAAAACTGACTTGAGAGGTTCTTGAAAGGACCCCTCGAGGATATTTCACCATACAATTTGTTGACAGAAACATTGAAATATTTCAGGGTTTGAAGTTTCTCCAAAGACATAGGAATGATTTCTGATATATTATTGTTAGAAAGgtctaggaattccaaacctaccatGTTGCTCACTGAGTCAGGTATAGATCCTTGCAATTTGTTATGTTTCAAAGAAAGGTGCACCAGAGTTTGCAATCCTCCAATTTCTCTAGGAATTTCATTTGAGAATTGATTCATTGACAGATCTACCAATGTTGCAGCctttagatttccaatttctGGAGGTAAAGAACCTACCATGTTGTTTGATGATAAGTCAAGAACCACTAGATCCTGAAGGTTCCCTAAGCTTGGAGGTATATTGGAACTCAATTTATTGGAATCGAGATGTATCTCCCTAAGCGAAGAAATTTTCCCTAAACAATTAGGAAGAAATCCTGAGAGTTGATTTTGGCCCAAGTAAATATCACCCAAATGCTCTAATTTACATCTATGATCTCCAATAAATCTTGTAAGTTTGTTGCTACTCAAGCTGAAGCGCTGAAGGTTTCTCAAGTTGCCAATTGTTGTTGGAATCCATCCCGCCAAGCTGTTTGCAGAAAGATCAAGGTCTAATAAGCTGCTTAAGTTCCCGAAATCATTTGGAATTCGACCTTTGATCTTGCAACCGTTGGCGTAAAATTTTATGAGATGTTGAAAAGTTCCCTACGGAGACTGGAAGCATGCTGTTTAGAGGGTTTAAAGATAGAGAAACAGCTGTTAAATTTCTGCAATTGGTTAAGGAAGTTAGGAAGCTTAACGAAGAGTCGCTGGTTAAATTGTTTTCTATCATGTTTAGGAACTGTAGATGAGTCAAATATCCAAGAGAACTAGGAATAAAGCCAGTGGGTTTGTTGTATGAAAGATCTAGAATGGTAAGTTCGGAACAATTGGAGATAGAATGAGGAATAGTCCCAACAAGATTGTTTATGTCTGACAGATAAAGCTCTTCAATGTTGGGTAAGAGATAACCTAAGTTTGGTGGGAGGCTTCCTGATAGATTATTGAATGAAAGATAAATTACTCTCAGCCCTGATATGTTGAAGATCTCCATTGTAAGAGGACCACTAAATCTATTACGACCAAGATGAAGTTCCTCCAACTCAATGAGATTGCTAATCTCTTTGGGTATTTCACCTGGCAAAACAAGGACAAAAAGGAATACTAGTGAGTTAACTAGCATAAGTTGTACCTCTTGCTATATCACTTTGATTACGTACCGGTAAGCCTATTTTGTTCAAGATCTAATAATTGCATCTTGGTTAAGTTGCCAATTTTACGTGGTAAGAATCCGTTAAGATTATTCCTCGACAGTGAAAAAACCTGCAACACCGAGATATTGAATATGGAGATTGGGACTGAGCCGGTCATCTGGTTTTCCTCCATCCATAACTCCATCAAATTAACAAGATTTCCAATTTCTTGTGGAATTATCCCTGCAGTTAAAGtgtagttaattttttattttgaagtataAAATATTACTAGTATTCATAAGATGAAAAGTACCAGAGAAATGGTTAGTTCCGAGTCCTAATATCTGCAAGTTACTCAATCTTCCAATTTCACTATGTATTGGTCCATCAAACTCATTTTCCGATAAAGAGAAAATTTGAAGTTGTGAACAATTTGATAAGCTCGTAGGCATATGACCACGAAGCTTGTTTATGGACAAATAAAGCCCTTTGAGTATTGGGACACCATTGCATAAACCATTGGGAAGATCTCCTGATAAGCTATTGCCGGTAAATGCAATAACTCGattctagaaatattgaaaattgtgAATGGTACAGAACCCACTAGCTGATTATACTCTATGACCAACGATTTCATGTTGTGAAGATTGCCGATCCCTTCTGGAATATTTCCTTAAAGTGAATTATAAGATAATTCTAACGTCTGCAACCTTGAGGCATTCGCGAGAGACACAGGGATATGACCTTCTAAGGAATTGAATGCCAAATTCAACATTTCAAgctttgaaatattaaaaaatgaagAGGGAAGGGAGCCGGTGAAACTATTATTCCTAAGACTTAGAACTTGAACTTGGTCTAAAAATCCAAACGAAGAAGGAACCTCCCCGCTGAAGCTGTTGAAACTTAACCTAAGAAACTTAAGTCGATGCAGTCGTGCCATTTCTTGAGGCAAATTACCCTGGAAATTGTTGCTTTCCaagtcaagagaaacaagaaatgagAGGTTTCCAAATTCCCGGGGAATCCTGCCTGTAAGAGCCATGTTGGAAAGATTCAAGGACTTCACTCGCTGGTGACCAGTGCCACAAGTGACTCCAACCCAATGACAAATGGACGTAGCGGGAGAccaactttcatccaagaagtgAAAGGGATCGGAAATGATTTGGGATTTCAAAGCGAGAAGAGCGAATTGATCAATGGTAATATTTGTTTTTGTCATGTCTGAACTAGCCATGACATAGTGAAGCAACAAGAGTACTATTAAGAGAAAAGAACTGAAGGCTTTCTCCATTATTGCAAAAATTAGTAGGAAAATGGTATGGCTTATAGCATGTGGTTTTGAGACTTTAAATCGCAATGAAATCTCCCTTTTGGTCttcatgattttgaaaaaaaatacttcatttaTTCTGTCATATTCAACGGCGGAGTTGAAATTTTCATTTAGGggtttcaaaatataaagaagtaaattCACGAAAAAGTTAAGGATTTATTCTGTCATATTCAACGGCGGAGTTGAAATTTTCATTTAGGggtttcaaaatataaagaagtaaattCACGAAAAAGTTAAGGAGTGTCAATATgtaatatatacattaaaaatatatatatttttacctAGCAACATAATGTATTTTTCCGACGAACATATAGCTCCCCCATTGGTCATATCAATTCTAATTTCACCAAGTCTTGCACGTTTCAATTAGAATTGTAATATGGTTCATAAATTCCTCTAATCAGAAAAAGACTTGTGCAAGTCAATCAAATCTTGCTTTATTTTCTCTAGAATTGTGTGGCGCAAAAATGTAATGCCATGTTCCTCAAATAAGTTAATTTTACTAACTTATATTATACGCTTGAGAGTTTTATTTACATGATTAAGATAGTTTAGGGAGAAAGTTTCGAAATATACCTAAATTTTGGCGAAATTTGTTGTTACATGTTTTAACTTTGCAGGGTCCTATCACCCTCTAGTTATTTTTTACCGTATTTCTGTGACATATATTTGCTAGCTGGATTACTACGTGAATAAACGCACACTATGCGCGTAAGGGTCTAAAGTAGGCCAACTAAGCAAACATATGCtgcaaaaatatgataaaaaataatctatgAGGATCATAGAACCCCCGTAAAGTTGAggcgtgttacaacaaatttatcaaagtttaggtatatttTTCTGACCTTTGTTCAAATAGTTTGTATAGCTGATCATAACTTGTTTATAATCCTTTTATCTCTTACTAGGACAGAATCTGTAGACTTTTACATTCTAGttactttttgagtttttgtAGAAGTTaatttagctcatttttatatggAATGGTAGTATAAAATGAGCTTTTGATTAttgtttataatttatttgaaatttggacttgttttagagtatgttttcatgaacttctttattaataaaaaaatacacaGCATTAAATTATATTGGCATAGTCTATAATTGATTATAGTCACTACTGTTTGGGTAATGTATATGACAACATGAAAGATATATTTACATTCTGGATGAAAGATAACGCATTTAGCAAATTGTTCTATCGTAGTTTAATATCTCGATGagattatttacttttaatttttaggatgtttttacatttttttaaaattctaaaaaagtaCACATGTAGAGCATGTTTGGATTGtcttattttaaatgtttttaagccaaaaaaatcttttaaacACTTTCTTTGTGAACTTTTCATAACTATCGTGTTTTCTAGACATGTTCTATCCCTTTTCCAGACATGTTCTATCTcttttattctaaatattttttagttagtttaaatTGGAGGATTCTCTTGTTATCtcgaaattaatattgatttattttaattaatgacatgaACCTCAAATAAAAGGCCACGTGACAAGGCAGTTTTTGCAAAcccaccgttaaaaagtaatgacatgaatGAGCTAGTTTTGTAACCGTGATGGTATTAATGAgacaaacttttaactgatgacataaatgagactttctgatagttcaatggcatatttgagtctttttccttaCATTAAATGTGGACCTCAAATAAAAGGCCACATGGCAAAACTGTTTTTGAAAAACTACTGTTAAAAAGAAATGACATGGATGAGCTGATTTTGTAATggcgatgacatgaatgagctgAACTTTTAATTGATGGCATAAGTAAGTCATTCctgatagttcaatgacatatttgagtctttaCCCTTATTTTTATCACTTCATTTAAGCACATATCACTTTTAAATTGTAAAATGTTTAAAagttttctttgttttaattgatatataaaatttaaatttttaagtgacaaaagactatttaattaaaaatatgtaattaagtaGTGGATTcaatatttttgtaagaaaaatcaaattattaataaaaaaaaatattaggcaacaaatttaacgtataatatattcataaataaaaattatatttatagtacaattttttaatagaaaaatatattaccAAAAAATAATGAGTTGCGAATGAAATGGTATTAAAAATTATGGGAATATATATGAATGTGAAAAGTGATATATAAAAGCGGGTTTAAGGAgcgtatttttgttattttacacATTTTATCGAGGTATAAGTTATCCCAGTATTACTATACCACTTTAAGatatggataacttatcccaacaCTAACTATTAATCTTAGGATAAGTTATTCCACACTTCAATAACAAACAAGGGATTAAGGGTTACTAAAAAGTTATTCTGAGATTATCTTTCTGTATCCCTCACACCAAATGACCCCaaaaagattaaattcataaaattttaatttggaatCTGCAAATTTTAATTTGCAATCCGCCTATGTCATTGTAAGAATGACATATAGTTGGTGTTTGACTTGGAAAAAAACATCAAGTGGCAGACCAAGAAAGAAATATAGTTAGTGCTTGACTTGGAAAAAAATCGTCCAATAATTTTACAATCAAATGTACAGTTAGTGCTCATGATATGGTGTACAATTTCTTGGAAGTAGATACTTCAAAATGGCTAAACATTTTCCTATAGGTTGATTTTTCCTATGTTGCTCCATATTACCTGCTCTCATCAAGCTCAGAAGAAAATTTTGGAAGATAATACTTTTTGTATAGATACATGTTAGGCAGTCAAATATGATCCAA
Proteins encoded in this window:
- the LOC107868266 gene encoding probable LRR receptor-like serine/threonine-protein kinase At3g47570: MEKAFSSFLLIVLLLLHYVMASSDMTKTNITIDQFALLALKSQIISDPFHFLDESWSPATSICHWVGVTCGTGHQRVKSLNLSNMALTGRIPREFGNLSFLVSLDLESNNFQGNLPQEMARLHRLKFLRLSFNSFSGEVPSSFGFLDQVQVLSLRNNSFTGSLPSSFFNISKLEMLNLAFNSLEGHIPVSLANASSLSGDLPNGLCNGVPILKGLYLSINKLRGHMPTSLSNCSQLQIFSLSENEFDGPIHSEIGRLSNLQILGLGTNHFSGIIPQEIGNLVNLMELWMEENQMTGSVPISIFNISVLQVFSLSRNNLNGFLPRKIGNLTKMQLLDLEQNRLTGEIPKEISNLIELEELHLGRNRFSGPLTMEIFNISGLRGTFQHLIKFYANGCKIKGRIPNDFGNLSSLLDLDLSANSLAGWIPTTIGNLRNLQRFSLSSNKLTRFIGDHRCKLEHLGDIYLGQNQLSGFLPNCLGKISSLREIHLDSNKLSSNIPPSLGNLQDLVVLDLSSNNMVGSLPPEIGNLKAATLVDLSMNQFSNEIPREIGGLQTLVHLSLKHNKLQGSIPDSVSNMVGLEFLDLSNNNISEIIPMSLEKLQTLKYFNVSVNKLYGEISSRGPFKNLSSQFFICNEALCGSSRFSIPPCPTSLKHRFNRKKVLVLFLLLGIALVFVPSIIVFLWIRYRRGKRAPQQPDSLAAITRERISYYELLQAIDALSESNLIGSGSFGSVYKGVLRSGTAIAVKVFNLQLEEAFKSFDMECEVLRSLHHRNLVKVITSCSNLDFRALVLEYMPNGSLEKYLYSHNYFLDIRQRQSIMIDVACALEYLHHGCSSAVIHCDLKPSNVLLAEDMVAHLSDFGISKLLGEDESDLYTKTLATLGYIAPEYGLEGLVSTKCDVYSYGVMLLETFTRRKPNEFEGDLSLKQWVSY